One genomic segment of Thermus oshimai DSM 12092 includes these proteins:
- a CDS encoding efflux RND transporter periplasmic adaptor subunit yields MVRQIALLLLALLLGALAGWSLAPKESRVQEAPTTPGAGAPSGASGRQARPGLGTAMTVELVQVERGPLTAERQAPGVVVATTSRVSAQVGGVVAQVLKPAGSQVVQGETVVLLDRTPLELALASARAALAQAEIALQSQTRAIAEARARLESQLRAAQAAYRVAQSTYEATRRTFELGGASRVELENAQATLAQAQANLEAAQAALAQNERAGKETLAQLRLQVEAARVQVAQAERNLGLAAIRAPFTGEVTGVNVAPGEYLGMGGVAFTLAAQERRVQFSLPPADAASLSPGSDLTFVAEGQTYTLRVEQNPKAPSGGQVTLLARFAQGAPNLPLGTTGMVRYRLTLAQGLLLPVVALSVEGNTAYVFQVEGEVVRRRQVTVLAQSGDLAVVEGPLAPGDRVVLNPPPGLLDGSRVRTTSGQPGSQPRRGGD; encoded by the coding sequence ATGGTGCGGCAGATCGCCCTTTTGCTCCTCGCCCTTCTCCTCGGGGCCCTCGCGGGCTGGAGCCTGGCCCCCAAGGAGAGTAGGGTGCAGGAAGCCCCCACCACCCCTGGTGCCGGTGCTCCTTCCGGCGCCTCGGGCCGCCAGGCCCGCCCGGGCCTGGGAACGGCGATGACGGTGGAGCTGGTCCAGGTGGAACGGGGCCCCCTTACAGCTGAGCGCCAGGCTCCTGGGGTGGTGGTGGCCACCACCAGCCGGGTCTCGGCGCAGGTGGGAGGGGTTGTGGCCCAGGTTCTCAAACCCGCAGGCAGCCAGGTGGTTCAGGGGGAGACGGTGGTTCTGCTGGATCGGACCCCCCTTGAGCTGGCCCTAGCCAGCGCCCGCGCCGCCTTGGCTCAGGCGGAGATCGCCTTGCAGAGCCAGACCCGGGCGATAGCCGAGGCCCGAGCCCGGTTGGAAAGCCAGCTTCGGGCAGCCCAGGCGGCCTACCGGGTGGCCCAAAGCACCTACGAGGCCACACGGCGCACCTTTGAGCTGGGAGGCGCCTCGAGGGTGGAGCTGGAAAACGCCCAGGCCACCTTGGCCCAGGCCCAGGCCAACTTGGAAGCTGCCCAGGCTGCCTTGGCCCAGAACGAGCGCGCAGGGAAGGAGACCTTGGCCCAGCTCCGCCTGCAGGTGGAAGCCGCCCGCGTCCAGGTGGCCCAAGCGGAGCGGAACCTGGGCTTGGCCGCCATCCGGGCCCCCTTCACCGGGGAGGTGACCGGTGTGAACGTGGCGCCGGGAGAGTACCTGGGGATGGGGGGAGTGGCCTTTACCCTTGCCGCACAGGAACGCCGAGTCCAATTCAGCCTGCCCCCTGCCGACGCGGCCAGCCTCTCCCCAGGGTCTGACCTGACCTTCGTGGCCGAAGGACAGACCTATACCCTTCGGGTGGAGCAGAACCCCAAGGCCCCTAGCGGGGGCCAAGTCACCCTTTTGGCCCGCTTTGCCCAGGGTGCACCTAACCTCCCCTTGGGGACCACAGGTATGGTCCGTTACCGCCTGACCTTGGCCCAGGGGCTCCTCCTGCCCGTGGTAGCCCTCAGCGTGGAGGGGAACACCGCCTACGTTTTCCAGGTGGAAGGAGAGGTGGTTCGGCGACGCCAGGTGACCGTCTTGGCGCAGTCCGGGGACCTGGCTGTGGTGGAAGGGCCGCTGGCCCCAGGGGATCGAGTGGTTTTGAACCCGCCGCCCGGCCTTCTAGACGGTAGCCGGGTGCGCACCACCTCGGGGCAGCCCGGATCCCAGCCCCGTAGGGGAGGTGACTAG
- a CDS encoding efflux RND transporter permease subunit, protein MKGVNPLVRFSVERYVLALGLFAAVLLFGYLATRSLGVDLLPSVNVPTVVVSVQYPGASPATVDRQVTQLLENALSRLGGIAQLSSTSSLGQSRVVVSFSPGTDPRQAASQVAAQVAALRGLPSGVSTPTVQTFDPNAQPILEFGLYAPGKPLEEVYRYAEDQLLPLLEQVSGVANVALTGGPEKGVDIFLDPSRLAFFGLSVQQVSQAVAGAALQSPIGSLTRSGTTLSLSTRTVPKSAEDVAAILVDPQRGIRVGDLGQVQVRNEVESYVRVNGQPAVLVSLQQASGSNALAVADGVRRLLQDLRLPEGYQVVFSNDTTLVIRAAVERTYKELFLTAGVVAAVVLLFLGRLNTAFTVILAIPISLAAAPILYSLLGFTFNLVSLLALIVAIGIVVDDSIVVAENVERYRAQGLGQMEAVLKGASEVFSAVAAASLSVLSVVIPVSFVEGFAGRYVQQFALGLAAAVAMSWLEALLFLTVRMAYTPDAPAKTWASAWREFLDLGRALRFGLTAWRRGLGLLGGLALALFLLRQGGMYLPLLLLYPFLLALGEYLVRTLLAFLEALTLILHLRTEALLEKTRAAYAQSLPWVLRHNGSVLLFSLALFLIVALAVFPRIPFSFVPRYDTGYLRAGLRLSSEASLNRTNELVARLENFFLAQPEVETVQLTVNQGQANLVLGLKPFGERPDAFTLLARYQTQARALYAETPEARVVFFGGGGPGGPGGGGSLNVALASAGQELLQERLEQAVAILQDDPYLLGVDIQGQNRLELNFIPDAARLAGTGLTPNQVVSTLQAFLQGTQAGQVELEGLTYPIRLRVDPTYVGDVQALLSLPLYSPSLGTNLAIGQLGHLVPEEVPSSIQRQNRLYVATLSLSPAPSAPPAAALLAHVEERLRAAGVLDERVALTEAGAFGQARLARELSGQGLGLFALAFFMAYLVMAAQFNTFRYPLYLLLPVPLALAGALLLLYLAGASLDIFGILGFLLLIGLSAKNAILYLDFVQDRLGRMPLEEALVEAARLRFRPILMTTLTILVIGLPLLLGHGAGAEFGRNLGLVILGGVFTSALLTFFVVPAAFYRYERVRVGGEAFKAEAT, encoded by the coding sequence GTGAAGGGTGTAAACCCTTTGGTGCGCTTCTCTGTGGAGCGCTATGTTCTGGCCCTAGGGCTTTTTGCAGCGGTCCTCCTCTTTGGGTACCTGGCCACGCGGAGCCTGGGGGTGGACCTTTTGCCCTCGGTGAACGTGCCTACGGTGGTGGTCAGCGTCCAGTACCCAGGGGCGAGCCCGGCCACGGTAGACCGGCAGGTGACCCAGCTCTTGGAGAATGCGCTTTCCCGCCTTGGGGGCATAGCCCAGCTGAGTTCTACCAGTAGCTTGGGCCAGAGCCGAGTGGTGGTCTCCTTCAGTCCCGGCACCGATCCAAGGCAGGCGGCCAGCCAGGTGGCGGCCCAAGTGGCGGCCCTAAGGGGTCTGCCGAGTGGGGTTAGCACCCCTACGGTTCAAACCTTTGATCCCAACGCCCAGCCCATTCTGGAGTTCGGCCTCTACGCCCCGGGCAAGCCTTTGGAAGAGGTCTACCGCTACGCGGAGGACCAGCTTCTGCCCCTTCTGGAGCAGGTGAGCGGGGTGGCTAACGTGGCCCTTACGGGGGGACCGGAAAAGGGGGTGGATATCTTCCTAGACCCGAGCCGGTTGGCCTTTTTCGGCCTTTCCGTCCAGCAGGTGAGCCAGGCTGTTGCGGGCGCTGCCCTCCAAAGCCCTATCGGTAGCCTTACCCGTTCGGGCACCACCTTAAGCTTGTCCACCCGCACGGTGCCCAAAAGCGCCGAAGATGTGGCGGCCATCCTGGTAGATCCCCAGCGGGGCATTCGGGTGGGAGATCTGGGCCAGGTCCAGGTACGGAACGAAGTGGAAAGCTACGTGCGCGTCAACGGCCAGCCCGCGGTACTGGTTTCCCTCCAGCAGGCTTCAGGGAGCAACGCGTTGGCGGTGGCCGATGGGGTTCGGCGGCTCCTTCAGGATCTGCGCCTGCCTGAGGGCTACCAGGTGGTTTTTTCCAACGACACCACCCTGGTTATCCGGGCCGCTGTGGAACGAACCTACAAGGAGCTCTTCCTCACTGCGGGGGTGGTGGCCGCCGTGGTCCTTCTTTTCCTGGGGCGGCTCAACACCGCCTTTACCGTGATCCTGGCCATCCCTATTTCCTTGGCTGCAGCTCCCATCCTGTATAGTCTTCTGGGCTTCACCTTCAACCTGGTCTCCCTTCTGGCTCTTATTGTGGCCATCGGCATCGTGGTGGACGACTCCATCGTGGTAGCGGAGAACGTGGAACGCTACCGGGCTCAGGGCCTGGGCCAGATGGAAGCCGTTCTGAAGGGAGCTAGCGAGGTCTTTTCTGCTGTGGCCGCTGCCTCTTTGAGCGTGCTTTCCGTGGTGATCCCGGTAAGCTTTGTGGAGGGCTTCGCTGGTCGTTATGTACAGCAGTTCGCCTTAGGGTTAGCCGCAGCGGTGGCCATGAGCTGGCTAGAGGCCCTTCTCTTCCTCACCGTGCGTATGGCCTACACCCCCGATGCACCCGCTAAGACCTGGGCCTCTGCCTGGCGGGAGTTTCTGGACCTAGGCCGTGCCCTGCGCTTTGGCCTTACCGCCTGGCGGAGAGGCCTAGGCCTCCTGGGGGGCCTGGCCCTTGCTCTTTTCCTTTTGCGCCAGGGGGGTATGTACCTGCCCCTTCTCCTCCTTTACCCCTTCCTCCTAGCCCTAGGGGAGTACCTGGTCCGTACCCTCCTGGCCTTCCTCGAGGCCCTCACCCTAATCCTGCACCTCCGCACCGAGGCCCTTTTGGAGAAAACCAGGGCGGCCTACGCTCAAAGCCTTCCCTGGGTCCTCCGCCACAACGGCTCGGTTCTCCTTTTCTCTCTGGCCCTTTTTCTAATCGTGGCCCTGGCGGTTTTTCCACGGATACCTTTTTCCTTCGTTCCTCGGTACGACACAGGATACCTTAGGGCGGGGCTTAGGCTTTCCAGCGAAGCCTCCTTGAACCGCACCAACGAACTGGTGGCCCGGCTGGAAAACTTTTTCCTCGCCCAACCGGAAGTGGAGACCGTGCAGCTTACCGTGAATCAAGGGCAGGCCAACCTGGTCCTGGGGCTCAAGCCCTTTGGGGAGCGCCCAGATGCCTTTACCCTCCTCGCCCGCTATCAGACCCAAGCCCGCGCCCTCTACGCGGAAACCCCCGAGGCCCGGGTGGTCTTCTTCGGTGGGGGAGGCCCGGGGGGCCCTGGGGGAGGGGGTAGCCTCAACGTGGCCCTGGCCTCCGCAGGTCAGGAGCTTCTCCAGGAACGGCTGGAGCAGGCGGTGGCCATCCTGCAAGACGACCCCTACCTCCTAGGGGTGGATATCCAGGGGCAGAACCGGTTGGAGCTCAACTTCATTCCCGATGCGGCTCGTTTAGCCGGTACCGGGCTTACCCCTAACCAAGTGGTCTCTACCCTGCAGGCCTTCCTCCAGGGCACGCAGGCGGGCCAGGTGGAGCTCGAGGGCCTCACCTACCCTATCCGCCTACGGGTGGACCCCACCTATGTAGGGGACGTCCAGGCCCTTCTCAGCCTGCCCCTTTATAGCCCCAGTTTAGGGACTAACCTGGCCATTGGCCAGCTGGGCCACCTGGTACCTGAGGAGGTCCCCAGCAGCATCCAGCGCCAGAACCGGCTCTATGTGGCTACGCTCTCCTTGAGCCCCGCGCCCTCCGCTCCCCCAGCGGCCGCCCTTTTGGCCCACGTGGAGGAGCGATTACGGGCGGCTGGGGTGTTGGACGAGCGGGTGGCCCTCACAGAGGCCGGGGCCTTTGGTCAAGCCCGGTTGGCCCGGGAGCTCTCGGGGCAGGGCCTTGGCCTCTTCGCCCTAGCCTTCTTCATGGCCTACCTGGTCATGGCCGCCCAGTTCAACACCTTCCGCTATCCCCTCTACCTGCTCCTGCCGGTGCCCCTCGCCCTGGCTGGGGCCCTCCTCCTCCTTTACTTGGCTGGGGCCAGCCTGGACATCTTCGGCATTTTAGGTTTCCTGCTCCTCATCGGTCTCTCGGCCAAAAACGCCATCCTCTATCTAGACTTTGTCCAGGATCGTTTGGGCCGGATGCCTTTGGAAGAGGCGTTGGTGGAGGCGGCTCGCCTGCGCTTCCGGCCCATCCTTATGACCACGCTGACCATCCTGGTCATCGGCCTGCCCCTCCTTTTAGGGCATGGGGCAGGGGCTGAGTTTGGGCGCAACCTCGGCCTGGTCATCCTAGGCGGGGTTTTTACCTCGGCTCTCCTTACCTTTTTCGTGGTGCCCGCCGCCTTTTATCGTTACGAGCGCGTCCGGGTCGGGGGGGAGGCCTTTAAGGCGGAAGCCACCTAG
- a CDS encoding ABC transporter substrate-binding protein — MKRAVLVFLAVLLAFGLAQKRVVLGVGGKTAVVYLPLTVVERLGYFKEEGLDVVIQDLQAGSRALQALIGGSVEVVMGFYDHTIQMQAQGRDIVAFVQVGRYPAIVLGVRSDLADQIRSVADLKGRRVGVTAPGSSTHFFLNYLLVKNGLKPTDVAVVGVSVGAQAVAAVQNRQVEAISNVEPAITLLEERGLIKVLADTRSTRGTREVLGGEYPAAVLYTTRAWLDRNPDTAQRLVNAMVRGLRWMQGKTPEEIAAVLPEEYFLGDRALYLKVLRNSLESFSPTGRFSDTAPLRPLTVLSAFDPNVQRARIDLKRTYTNAFVDRVPKQ; from the coding sequence GTGAAGCGCGCAGTCCTGGTGTTTTTGGCGGTGCTACTGGCCTTCGGGCTGGCCCAGAAGCGGGTGGTCCTGGGCGTGGGGGGGAAGACCGCGGTGGTCTACCTCCCCCTCACGGTGGTGGAGCGGCTGGGCTACTTCAAGGAGGAGGGCCTGGACGTGGTCATCCAGGACCTCCAGGCGGGCTCCCGGGCCCTCCAGGCCCTCATCGGGGGCAGCGTGGAGGTGGTCATGGGCTTCTACGACCACACCATCCAGATGCAAGCCCAGGGCCGGGACATCGTGGCCTTCGTCCAGGTGGGGCGCTACCCGGCCATCGTCCTGGGGGTGCGGAGCGACCTCGCGGACCAGATCCGCTCCGTGGCCGACCTCAAGGGGCGGCGGGTGGGGGTCACCGCCCCTGGGAGCTCCACCCACTTCTTCCTGAACTACCTCCTGGTGAAGAACGGGCTCAAGCCCACGGACGTGGCCGTGGTGGGGGTTTCCGTGGGGGCCCAGGCGGTGGCCGCGGTGCAGAACCGGCAGGTGGAGGCCATCTCCAACGTGGAGCCCGCCATCACCCTCCTGGAGGAGCGGGGCCTCATCAAGGTCCTGGCGGACACCCGCTCCACCCGGGGCACCCGAGAGGTCCTGGGCGGGGAGTACCCCGCGGCCGTGCTCTACACCACCCGGGCCTGGCTGGACCGCAACCCCGACACCGCCCAGCGCCTGGTGAACGCCATGGTGCGGGGCCTCCGCTGGATGCAGGGGAAGACCCCCGAGGAGATCGCCGCGGTCCTCCCCGAGGAGTACTTCCTGGGGGACCGGGCCCTTTACCTCAAGGTCCTCAGGAACTCCCTGGAGTCCTTCTCCCCCACGGGCCGCTTCAGCGACACCGCCCCCTTGCGCCCCCTCACCGTCCTCTCCGCCTTTGACCCCAACGTGCAGCGGGCCCGGATAGACCTCAAGCGCACCTACACCAACGCTTTTGTGGACCGAGTTCCGAAACAGTGA
- a CDS encoding ABC transporter permease, whose protein sequence is MRGLRVRAWQAGLLLALLALWEWASRTGRLDPFFFSQPSAIAARVHRWFSTGEVYPHLYVTTLEMLLAFAIGTLLGVVFGLWLALAPGVAAVLDPYVKALNAIPRVVLAPIFTLWFGLGVLSKVALGVTLVFFVAFFNTYQGVKEVSPVVLQNARLLGATRFHLLRHVYLPSAASWIFSSLRTSIGFAVIGAVVGEYLGSAAGLGYLIAQAEGVFDTTGVFAGMVVLMAFVLVLDALVGALERRLLVWRPQGEGGQR, encoded by the coding sequence ATGCGGGGGCTTAGGGTCAGGGCCTGGCAGGCGGGCCTCCTCCTGGCCCTCCTCGCCCTCTGGGAGTGGGCCTCGAGGACCGGCCGCCTGGACCCCTTCTTCTTCTCCCAGCCCTCGGCCATCGCCGCCCGCGTCCACCGCTGGTTCAGCACGGGGGAGGTCTACCCCCACCTCTACGTGACCACCCTGGAGATGCTCCTGGCCTTCGCCATCGGCACCCTCCTGGGGGTGGTCTTCGGGCTCTGGCTGGCCCTGGCCCCCGGGGTGGCCGCGGTGCTGGACCCCTACGTGAAGGCCTTGAACGCCATCCCCCGGGTGGTCCTGGCCCCCATCTTCACCCTCTGGTTCGGCCTCGGGGTCCTCTCCAAGGTGGCCCTGGGGGTGACCCTGGTCTTCTTCGTGGCCTTCTTCAACACCTACCAGGGGGTGAAGGAGGTGAGCCCGGTGGTGCTCCAGAACGCCCGCCTCCTGGGGGCCACCCGCTTCCACCTCCTCCGCCACGTCTACCTGCCCTCGGCGGCCAGCTGGATCTTCAGCTCCTTAAGGACCTCCATCGGCTTCGCGGTCATCGGGGCGGTGGTGGGGGAGTACCTGGGCTCCGCCGCGGGCCTGGGCTACCTCATCGCCCAGGCGGAAGGGGTCTTTGACACCACCGGGGTCTTCGCGGGGATGGTGGTGCTCATGGCCTTCGTGCTGGTGCTGGACGCTCTGGTGGGCGCCCTGGAGCGGAGGCTCCTCGTCTGGCGCCCCCAGGGGGAAGGAGGGCAAAGGTGA